A genomic window from Candidatus Rokuibacteriota bacterium includes:
- a CDS encoding LLM class F420-dependent oxidoreductase produces MKYGFSLIVRGEEATRETFDAIARKAEALGIDSLWASDHLVIPPRRVSRYPGTADGEFPPAWLERYWDQFTVLTYLAGRTRALTLGTSVCILPMHHPIAVAAKVAHLDQLLDGRFVFGVGVGWFQEEFEVLNWPFGNRGARTTEGLRICKALWTQERSTFQGRFYRFEGVAFGPKPRSRPHTPIWVGGGSPAALKRVAEVGNGWHPFRLSPAELRKGVDGLRRQMEEAGRSMSEIALSVKVLLAFQERAPGADRQPCEGSAAEIVDDIKRYQDLGVEHLVFDYAPESRAHALETMERFAQEVRGRV; encoded by the coding sequence GTGAAATACGGGTTCTCGCTGATCGTGCGGGGAGAGGAGGCCACCCGCGAGACCTTCGATGCCATCGCCCGAAAGGCCGAGGCGCTGGGCATTGACTCGCTCTGGGCGAGCGACCACCTGGTGATCCCGCCCAGGCGCGTTTCCCGCTACCCGGGCACCGCGGACGGCGAGTTTCCTCCGGCCTGGCTCGAGCGCTACTGGGACCAGTTCACGGTGTTGACCTACCTGGCGGGACGGACGCGCGCCCTCACGCTCGGAACCAGCGTCTGCATCCTCCCCATGCACCATCCGATCGCGGTCGCCGCGAAGGTCGCCCATCTGGACCAGCTGCTCGACGGCCGCTTTGTCTTCGGCGTTGGCGTCGGCTGGTTCCAGGAGGAGTTCGAGGTGTTGAACTGGCCGTTTGGAAACCGGGGGGCGCGGACCACCGAGGGGCTCCGGATCTGTAAAGCGCTCTGGACCCAGGAGCGGTCCACCTTCCAGGGGCGGTTTTACCGGTTCGAGGGGGTCGCCTTCGGCCCCAAGCCCAGGAGCCGGCCCCACACGCCGATCTGGGTCGGCGGCGGGAGTCCCGCCGCCTTGAAGCGCGTGGCCGAGGTCGGCAACGGCTGGCATCCGTTTCGGCTGTCGCCGGCCGAGCTGCGGAAAGGGGTGGATGGGCTTCGCAGGCAGATGGAGGAGGCCGGCCGGTCCATGAGCGAGATCGCGCTGAGCGTCAAAGTGCTCCTGGCCTTCCAGGAGCGCGCACCCGGCGCGGATCGCCAGCCGTGCGAGGGGAGTGCCGCCGAGATCGTCGATGACATCAAGCGCTACCAGGACCTGGGGGTGGAGCACCTGGTCTTCGATTACGCTCCGGAGAGCCGGGCCCATGCGCTCGAGACGATGGAGCGGTTCGCTCAGGAAGTGCGGGGGCGGGTGTGA